The nucleotide sequence ACCAATAGCTTACCATTGCGAACAAAGCTACAAAACAGAGGTATGGAAGTTGACACTCGTTGCCCTATTTGTTATAGATTGGATGAGGATGGGGGGCACTGTTTCATCAAATGCAAGAAAGTAAGAGAAATATGGAGAATGGCTCAACTCGAGCATGTTAGGCTGCAGCTAATCCCCTGTGTTAATGCTTTAAACTTCATCGAAGAAATTATTAATTTGAGGGAGGAGATCAAGTTAAAAACATGTTTATTACTTTGGCTTTGGTGGCATGAAAGAAACAATGCAAATAAAGGGAAGGCCATTAAACCATCGAATGAAATTTGCTCTTCTATTGATTATCACTTTATAAATGTCATGAAGGTACAGGAGAAAGGGAAGGGGATAGCCCAACAGCCAAAGCAAAAGTGGACAAGACCAGCTTCAGGAATATTGAAGATCAACACTGATGCAGCTTTTCACAGGATTTCCAATGATGGAGGTTGGGGATTTATCATTAGAAATGATCAAGGTATAGCTGTAGCTGCAGGTGCTGGCAAACTGGAACATATGGCTGATGCTTTCCAATCTGAAGCAGTGGCTATGTTGTATGCAATAAACATTGCTAGCCAAATGGGCTGTGATAGAGTGATGTTTGAAACAGATTCTACACAGTTAAGAAGGGCTGTGTCTACTGAGGAATATGACCTGTCTGCACTAGGGGCCATTTTCAGAGAGATTAAATTTCAGTTACATGTAGGTTTTTCAGATGTATGTGTTGTAAACTGTTCACGAACATGTAACCGAGTGGCGCATAGGCTAGCAGCGTTTGGAGCAACATTAAACTCTGGTGCATGTATTACTTGGCTGGGACAATTCCCAGAGTTTGTTCAGAACCTTGTAGCTGGGGACTTGCCCAGCAATGATATGTAGGAGGAATGCAATCTGtgttccgtttcaaaaaaaaaaaaaaaaaattacaGTCTACATCGACTTTTCTCCAGACTTCTCTGAACGGCACTTCTCCAAGTCCATCAAGAACTCGTGAAACGCCACGTCAGACGACCCGCCGTCTTCCACAGCGGCCGCCGCCATCTCCTTGGCTGCCACGAGCTTCTCCCTCAGTTTGCTCCCTTCCTCCGACGCCATCACCAGCCTCACCTTCGCCGCCACCTCCTCTGCCTTCACCAGTCCCTCCTCGTAGCCCTCCACCGCCACCCCGACCTTCATCTCCTCCACCACGTGCACCTTGTTCATCCTCTGTTCCGCGTACAGCGGCCAGCAGATCATCGGCACGCCGGACACGATCCCCTCGAGCACCGAGTTCCACCCACAGTGCGTCACGAACGCGCCGACGGCTCCGTGACGCAGCACCTCCGCCTGCGGCGCCCAGTTCTTCACCACGAAGCCCCTGCCAGCGGTCTTCTCCAAGAAACCCTCCGGGAGCGACGCCTGCAAGTCCGGCTCGACCGACTCGTCCTTCTGCTCGGGAGGGCTGCGCACCACCCACAAGAACCTGTGCCCGGAGTCCTGCAACCCGCGTGCCACCTCTGCTAGCTGCGCCGCCGAGAAGGTGCCCAGGCTGCCGAAGCAGAGGAATACCACGCCCCGCTCCGGCTGCGCGTCAAGCCACTCGAGGCACGCGTGTCTCCCGCCGGCGCTCCCTCCCGTTTGGCCAGGAAGGACTAGCGGGCCGATGCAGTAGACTGGCGGCGTTGGGCGACCAGGCGTGCAGAGGCCGTACCTGAGTGCTTCCAGCGCCCTCGCCTCCAACCAGTCGAAACTGTTCGTCAGAAAGCCTCTTGCTCTCGGCATCCGCGTGTAGTGGCGCAACCGTTCCTTGGCGATATCGCTCTCCCGGTCCAGCATCGTGGTCGACATGTCCACCGCGCGGATCGGCGGCACGCCGGGGAAGCGGAGCACCGTCTTGCCCATGTCCTTGAACGAGCACGGGGCGGCGGGATAGTAGTACGGCAGGTGGAGCATGATGGCGAGGTCTCCGACCGCGGAGGCGAAGAAGAAGTATGCGGGGATGTCGAGCTCGGCGGCGACGTCGAGCGCGTCCACGCAGAACATGTCGACCACGAGGGCGTCCACGGCAGGGAGGGTGCGGAGGAACTCCCGCAGCGACGGGTTGGCGGCGCGGAGCACGTCGATGGTGCGCAGGACCGGGTGGGAGTAATGGTCCTTGCCGCAAGACGGCACGGGGAGGCGGCGGAACGTGATGGCTGGGTTGGCGGTGGAGAGGCGAGCCATTGCGTCTTCCGACACGGCGTCCTTGTCCGGCGGGTTCACAACGGCGATGACGACGGCCTGCCCGAGGCGGAGGAAGACATTGGCCAGCTCCACCATAGGGTTGAGATGGCCCACGCCGAGCGAGGGATAGAGCACCACCGTCTTCTGCGTCATGCTAACTGACATGCCTCTTGCCTTCGTGAGCTGTGGGGGAAATGAAATTTGGAAGAGATGATATTACGAGCGCAAATGCACAGTGGCCACTTCTCGTCCAAATTTATGCGTGGCTCGTCAGGCGAGCGCTCTGGGCATCTCGAGATCGGCTGGCGGGTGGGTCTTCTGGTTGGGTTGCGGGCCACAGAAGAACACGTACGCGCTACTTCAGACGTGTCGGGACATAGGGCATGACCTGTTTGGTTGATGACCTAACTTTGTCATAGAATGCAGCACCATATTTGCCAAACTTGTCTTACCTTAGATGTTTataaatttttaaaagcattttgAGATTTTTCTTGACACAGTGCAATAAAAAAGAACACTCTAGCATAATGCGGACGAGGATTTGCGGCAAGTAAGAGCACTCTAGCATAACCCGTGTCttgccccgacccgcaaaataatcGCCAAAATACGAATTAAAACGAAAAAATCTGCCCGATCAGACACCGCATCTCGTCATGGACTGCAAAATTTTTTAAGGGCGCGACAAAATTTCGGCCCCAACCCACGTATTCGCGGGTTTCCCCTCGCCGTTGCAGTGCCCTGCATATAAACGGAAGCGGTTGGTGGAgagacatttcagcccgcgctttctccaccaaccacctcccctctccccctcgcgccgccgcccaagATTTCGACGAAAACAGCCGGCAGGAGCTCGCCGAAAGGCCGCCACACGCACGAGGCCTCCCCCCCTGCGCCTGCGGGCCGCCAGATTTGCAGATCTGCGGACCTTCATCGCGGGCCGCTGGATTTGGCTTTTCCGGCCGCCGGTGGCTGCGCCAAgcgatggagtggtcggggagcatcttccgcagccccggcaagggcgCATCACAGCATGCAGCTGCAGGTACGGGTTCGTCATCCCGATGCCGCCGACGATTTGCGGGCATGGATTCGTCCGGCCGTccaccgggctcggcgctcgcgcagcgGCTCTGTGACTCGCCGATGCTACTCATACAGTGCGACGATTGCACGCGGACAGTGCTGCGGCTAACTTCAGGCACGCCGAAGCACcctggatgggtgttcttcaaatacgaaaacgacggggtacgtgcacttgcggtagctcATTTTGATAGCTCACTCTTTGGTTCAATTGCGGTAACTCATTTCGAACATGCTTATTCATGTGTataggaagatggatgctcattttggttttgggaaggtgAATATATTAATTTATTGATAGGAAGAAACTTAATAGACGTTGACACACTCCTTAGAAGaatcgaaggcaatgatgcggctgcatgtgcaactagaggggaagcagcATCTACTTATTTCGAACCAAAAATGAAGAAAGAAGATTGCAAAATCAAGAATCCGCAGATAAACAatgaatgcatggagaagatattaatccaactagtgggagcagttatggaagttggaaatcttctaaaatgcatacttgtggttcttgttttctttggtcttgctattctagtAAAGATTTGGCGATGTATTGTGTATCCATTGTTATTGAAAAAGCCAGGAAATGCATTATGATGGATCAAATTAAGGTGCAAATTTAGGTTTTCCGGGCCgggaggagctgcgccagatcAGACCCTGCAAAGCCGACCCATAAAAGAGCATATTCCATGAATATCCTTTTTACGGGTCCGTTATACAGGGTCTGCAACTTGGCCCGTCCGTGCCGGCCCGCAAAGGCGTTTTTCCGAGAATTGCAAACATGTTTTGCGGGCtgacgggatgcggggtctgctagagttgctctaagggcGGGGCACTCAGGTCCCTTATACCTGCCTTTTATTTTCAAAGTTATATatgttttaaaacaaaaaaatctaaattAGGTTTTGTGTTCATATTTGTGTTTCTCGTGACCAGCGCTTTGAAATATGATccattttaaatatattttgaTGACTTTTAAAAATATATGTTAAGTTTCAATGTTGAAACTTAGTACGAGTGACCATAAAAATCAATTATTTTGTGTGTACGACAGAAAAATTAGTTTAAAATCATATCTGTGGAACGTATTGAAACTTGGCATTTTTATATGCAAAAACTGTAAGTTACATTGTTCAAAATTATAGGGTTTTGAGGGATTTTTATTTTACTGTGCCCTCACCCAGGATTCAACTACTTCATGAATTGCGCCGCAAGTCGAGCGAGCAGCACGGCTTGGGAGGTAAGTGCCCCCGTGTTTACGTGCCCTTGTGAAGTTCCGAGCTAACTACACGCGATATGGGCGATAGATAATTTTTCTCTTGCAGAAGGCCTTGTAACTAGCTTTATAAAACTTAGACAAGGCAGTTGtctatcttttttttttttgatGAAAAATGCTTTTATTAATTTAAAATGTAGTCTAACGTCCAGATGTTGCATAACAAAGATGCACATAATCAAACCCCAACAGTCTAACAAAAAAAGACATCGGCAACGGTATAGTCATATAGGACTGACATATGCCTATGTCGAAGATGGTGGTGGATCGatccggagattatgctgccactCATGTTGGGTAAAAAACTCTCTGGTCACCCACTCCAACCGTAGACGCAACACCTTGATCAACGGTTCGTATTCCTTCATTGTTGCGAAGATCACATACAAAATGAGTGTTTACGTATAAGGGAAAATAATCTACAAAGGAGAAGAGTTCTTGCCATTAAAAACAAAACCATCCTTACATAGTCAGAGTGACCATAATAAGGCATATGCTCTCACCATTATTAGCGGTTTCAACATAATTGGAATACCATCCAatcaatgaccaaaaatattggcaacacttatGGGCTGGTACAAATTAGTTGATATTTGGATGACTGACCGTGTAGAACACACAAACTTGCACTGAaaaaaggtgttcggttgtctctTCGTTAGTACAAAAAGTACACTTCTTGCTTCCTTGGCAATTGCACAGATGAGATTGTTTTTGGTTAGTACAACTTTCCTTCGAATATGCCACATAAAGATTTAACTTTCAGGGGAATCTTTAACTTCCAAATTTTCTTGTTATACCCATTGGGTCCTTTGAATGCATGAGCGCACGATACATAGACTGGACTGGGAAAGACTCAGATGTAGTGAAATTCCAGTAGAACACATCCCCTCCTTGTGTAAGCTCAATCGAATCCAATCGGGAACCGCCTGAAAGAAATATCCGACGAGAATGAACTGAGCGTGTCATTCTTATCACAAAAGAATGCCATACAAAGCTAGATATTGTTATCGAGACTGGCATTACCAAGCCACTTGTCCTTGCAAAACTGAATCTTCGACCCGTCTTTTTTATCGGGAAGGTTCCAAAGCGAAAATGATGTTTCGTTGCCACCACCGATCCAGCCCAAAGTGCGAGTCACCAGGTTCCCAATAGGCCCGAGACACGGCCTTTTAGCCTAGATACTTATTGCGTAGCAGGATTTGGCAAACTCCATCCCTAGTAAGTAGTTTGAATAACCATTTACTAAGTAAAGCATCATTCTTGATCCGCAGGTCATGAATGTGAAGGCCACCTTGGTCTTTTGGCctgcaaaccacactccatttagctagaatgtttttttattgtccccttgccaaaagaatcttgatctgAAATAATCCAACCTTTGCAAGACCCTTTTTCGGGAGTTGGAAaaaagaaagcatatagagaaccatatttgtgaggacagaaTCAATCAAGACCAGTCGACCTCCAACATAGAGCAACTTGCCTTTTCAACTGCTCAACCGTTTTTCTAATCGCTAGTCTACATATTTCCACTCTGCATTTGTAAGACACCGATGATGAATTAAAATTCTCAAATATTTAATCAAAAAAAGCCTTGTGCACACACAAACAGGTCAGCATAATCAGTCGTTCTTCATTGGATTCTCCGAAGTTGAACATTTCGCTTTTATGGAAATAAATTTTAAGGCCGGATATCTGCTCAAATTTTGAAAGCAAAAGTTTCAAGTTTTGAGCCATATCCAGGTTatgttccataaaaagaattgtGCCATAGGcatatttaagaatagagaggcCATCATCCATAAGGTGTGCCTCTACTCATGGAATCCGCCCGTCCTACTTGGTGTGAtcaatcagaatagccaacatgtcaATAGTAATGTTATTTTAAATAACTTTTGGGACATGGGGTCAACGTGACGTAGTCTTTTTTTCATCTCAAAGTAATGGCCTATGTCATGATTGACTTTGCCAGCCACACTACCTAGAGTAACAAATTTTCTGATCCACTAATGCCATTTATCGGAGAATTCTTTCATTCTCTGGGCCTGTTGAATGAACAACTATTTAACCTTGCCATAGGGATTTTCAAAGTCAATCTTTAAAACTACACCACTAATTGTTTTTTATGCAACTCATGAACCGTCTCATGTAGGATTACAATAGCATCGAGTATTTTTCTTCCTTGCATGAAGGTCGTTTGAGATGGTTAGATGACATAGTCAACAAGCCTGTTGATCGTATAGTAGCCTCTTTGGTGAAATTTTTGAAGATGACATTAAGGAGATATATGGTTCTATTGCTGGATCCGCCCAGCATCCTTAAATTTTGGCAACAAACTAATCTCGCCAAAATTAAGACTGGATAGGTCAAGTTGGCTGGCATAAAGACAATTGAACAACTCCAAAAGGCCAGGCTTGATGACACACCTGAAATTCTAATAGAATTCTGTGGGGAAGCCATCAGGGCCTGGAGCTTTGTTGTGTTCCATTTGAAACATGCATCTCTCACCTCCTCTTAAAAGAGAGGTGCGTGAGTATATCTTAGTG is from Triticum aestivum cultivar Chinese Spring chromosome 3A, IWGSC CS RefSeq v2.1, whole genome shotgun sequence and encodes:
- the LOC123061986 gene encoding anthocyanidin 5,3-O-glucosyltransferase, which translates into the protein MSVSMTQKTVVLYPSLGVGHLNPMVELANVFLRLGQAVVIAVVNPPDKDAVSEDAMARLSTANPAITFRRLPVPSCGKDHYSHPVLRTIDVLRAANPSLREFLRTLPAVDALVVDMFCVDALDVAAELDIPAYFFFASAVGDLAIMLHLPYYYPAAPCSFKDMGKTVLRFPGVPPIRAVDMSTTMLDRESDIAKERLRHYTRMPRARGFLTNSFDWLEARALEALRYGLCTPGRPTPPVYCIGPLVLPGQTGGSAGGRHACLEWLDAQPERGVVFLCFGSLGTFSAAQLAEVARGLQDSGHRFLWVVRSPPEQKDESVEPDLQASLPEGFLEKTAGRGFVVKNWAPQAEVLRHGAVGAFVTHCGWNSVLEGIVSGVPMICWPLYAEQRMNKVHVVEEMKVGVAVEGYEEGLVKAEEVAAKVRLVMASEEGSKLREKLVAAKEMAAAAVEDGGSSDVAFHEFLMDLEKCRSEKSGEKSM